One part of the Hydra vulgaris chromosome 01, alternate assembly HydraT2T_AEP genome encodes these proteins:
- the LOC136075439 gene encoding TNF receptor-associated factor 4-like, protein MLQNIENLLDHQQNCLEKINSTSCFCCGINVNNLETHECRYEEIQPSTFLCFLCVHQIPTEITANHVTDCLSHLEERFIIKATENINETIKSNTNVFNKIINNCMLSLSNSNKQIAQLSSLVTCKNKEFENHVKSSTEYLTNLINEKNEEIANLKSLVCDMKISKENFPITDNQIIKCDQMDLRLLSNEPFYSDPAYTTDGYFYRIKMYGYEIAEKKMAIYFQLLQSPHDHVLKWPFKRRVIVTLRNNGHEMKKEISFGNYNQGQLENAGYCRYFYQPVHEYNPAIGYTEFINHEHLKNFIVNNMLFINVSIENHI, encoded by the coding sequence ATGTTGCAAAATATCGAGAACCTGCTTGATCATCAACAAAACTgtttggaaaaaattaattCGACTTCTTGCTTTTGCTGTGGaatcaatgtaaataatttagaaaCGCACGAATGCCGATATGAAGAAATTCAACCAAGCacctttttgtgttttttatgcgTCCATCAAATACCAACTGAAATAACGGCAAACCATGTCACAGATTGTTTATCACATttagaagaaagatttataataaaggcaactgaaaatataaacgaaaccataaaatcaaacacaaatgtctttaacaaaataatcaataacTGTATGCTTTCACTTTCCAATTCAAACAAACAAATTGCTCAACTGTCAAGTTTGGTCACTtgcaaaaataaagaatttgaaaatcATGTCAAAAGCTCAACAGAATACTTGACAAATTTGATAAacgaaaaaaatgaagaaattgcaaatttaaaatctcTTGTTTGCGAtatgaaaatatcaaaagaaaattttccaaTCACTGATAATCAAATTATCAAATGTGACCAAATGGATCTCAGATTACTGTCCAATGAACCGTTTTATTCCGACCCTGCTTACACCACAGACGGTTATTTTTATCGAATAAAAATGTATGGGTACgaaattgctgaaaaaaaaatggcCATTTACTTTCAACTTTTGCAATCTCCACATGATCACGTTTTAAAATGGCCGTTTAAAAGAAGAGTTATTGTTACTCTGCGAAATAATGGTCACGAAATGaaaaaggaaatatcatttGGTAATTATAACCAAGGTCAACTTGAAAATGCCGGATATTGTCGATACTTTTACCAACCTGTTCATGAATATAATCCGGCTATCGGATATACAGAATTTATAAATCACgaacatttgaaaaattttattgtaaacaacaTGCTGTTTATTAATGTGTCTATTGAAAatcacatttaa